In a genomic window of Glycine max cultivar Williams 82 chromosome 13, Glycine_max_v4.0, whole genome shotgun sequence:
- the LOC100805640 gene encoding hyoscyamine 6-dioxygenase: METLDQMLVSSWYNVHSLVPPSYVQLPENRPSKVVSSLHKAIPVIDFGGHDRVDTTKQILEASEEYGFFQVINHGVSKDLMDETLNIFKEFHAMAPKEKVNECSKDPNGSCKLYTSSENYKKDAIHYWKDSLTHPCPPSGEYMEYWPQKPSKYREIVGKYTRELKKLALKILELLCEGLGLNLGYFCGGLSENPSVLVHHYPPCPDPSLTLGLAKHRDPTIITILLQDKEVQGLQVLKDGEWIGVEPIPNAFVVNIGLLLQIITNGRLVGAEHRAVTNSSSARTSVAYFVYPSFGSIIEPAQALINGSTPAIYKSMRFGEFRRNFFHKGPKIEEELQ; the protein is encoded by the exons ATGGAGACCTTGGATCAGATGCTTGTGTCAAGCTGGTACAATGTTCATTCCTTGGTGCCCCCATCCTATGTACAATTACCGGAAAACAGGCCTAGCAAGGTGGTTAGTTCTTTGCATAAGGCAATACCCGTGATTGATTTTGGAGGACATGATCGTGTTGATACCACAAAACAGATTTTGGAAGCCTCCGAGGAATATGGCTTTTTCCAG GTGATCAACCATGGAGTTTCCAAGGATTTAATGGACGAAACACTGAACATTTTTAAAGAATTCCATGCCATGGCTCCCAAAGAGAAAGTCAATGAATGCTCTAAGGACCCAAATGGAAGCTGCAAGCTTTATACAAGTAGTGAGAATTACAAGAAAGATGCGATTCATTATTGGAAGGACTCACTAACACATCCTTGTCCTCCTTCTGGGGAATACATGGAGTATTGGCCTCAAAAACCATCCAAATACCG GGAGATTGTTGGAAAATACACAAGAGAATTGAAGAAACTAGCGCTTAAAATTTTGGAGCTGCTTTGTGAAGGATTAGGGCTTAACCTAGGGTATTTCTGTGGTGGACTAAGTGAAAATCCATCAGTGTTGGTTCATCACTACCCTCCTTGCCCTGACCCAAGTTTAACATTGGGCTTAGCTAAGCACAGGGACCCTACTATTATCaccattttgcttcaagataaGGAGGTGCAGGGACTTCAAGTCCTCAAGGATGGAGAATGGATTGGAGTTGAGCCCATTCCCAACGCTTTTGTGGTTAACATCGGTCTACTCTTGCag ATCATAACTAATGGAAGGCTTGTTGGCGCTGAGCACCGAGCTGTGACGAATTCGAGCAGTGCACGCACAAGTGTTGCCTATTTCGTCTATCCATCATTTGGAAGCATCATAGAACCCGCACAAGCTTTGATCAATGGAAGCACTCCAGCAATATACAAATCCATGAGATTTGGAGAGTTTCGTAGAAATTTCTTTCACAAAGGTCCCAAGATTGAAGAAGAATTGCAGTAA